Proteins from a genomic interval of Streptococcus sp. D7B5:
- a CDS encoding carboxymuconolactone decarboxylase family protein yields the protein MTTFTIHTVESAPAEVKEVLETVQKDNNGYIPNLIGLLANAPTALEAYRTVGAINRRNSLTPVEREVVQITAAVTNGCAFCVAGHTAFSIKQIQMNDDLLQALRNRTPIETDPKLDTLAKFTLAVINTKGRVGDEALAEFLEAGYTQQNALDVVLGVSLASLCNYANNLANTPINPELQPYA from the coding sequence AAAAGAAGTTCTTGAAACAGTACAAAAAGACAACAACGGCTATATTCCCAACCTAATCGGTCTCTTGGCTAATGCTCCTACCGCGCTTGAAGCCTACCGAACTGTCGGAGCCATCAACCGTCGCAATAGCTTGACACCAGTGGAACGCGAAGTAGTACAAATCACAGCTGCCGTAACCAATGGTTGTGCTTTCTGCGTGGCTGGTCATACCGCCTTTTCGATCAAACAAATCCAGATGAATGATGATCTTCTCCAAGCTCTCCGCAACCGCACTCCGATTGAAACAGATCCAAAACTAGATACTCTAGCTAAGTTTACCTTGGCGGTCATCAATACTAAGGGTCGTGTAGGAGATGAAGCCTTGGCTGAATTTTTGGAAGCTGGCTACACGCAACAAAATGCCTTGGATGTTGTTCTCGGTGTCAGTCTAGCCAGCCTTTGTAACTATGCTAATAACCTAGCCAATACGCCTATTAACCCAGAATTGCAACCCTATGCCTAG
- a CDS encoding TDT family transporter, producing MKKLPLVFSGCLLGLAGAGNLIADTWPVLSHLFSLTGLVLWIFFLLLHLRNWSETKKELTRPPLLSGMATFPMAGMILSTYVFRVFPALPIVAQGIWWFSFLLDLALIATFTIKFACPGRRVNATPSWTVLYVGIAVAALTYPLVGIIEIAYATLSFGFVLTFYLYPLIYSDLKKHPLPVALLGQEGIYCAPFSLLLASLVRVGGAGLPTWLLIVMILASQSFFFFVLTRLPNILKQGFQPAFSALTFPTIITATSLKMAQGILKLPFLDYLVLAETVICLTILFFVLVGYLIWLRKKV from the coding sequence ATGAAAAAACTACCCTTGGTATTTTCTGGTTGTTTGTTAGGTTTGGCAGGTGCAGGAAACCTGATTGCGGATACTTGGCCTGTTCTATCGCACTTATTTAGTTTGACTGGATTGGTCTTATGGATCTTCTTTCTCCTTCTTCATCTAAGAAATTGGTCTGAAACCAAGAAAGAATTGACCAGGCCCCCTCTTTTATCTGGGATGGCCACTTTTCCTATGGCTGGGATGATTTTATCGACCTATGTCTTTCGCGTATTCCCTGCTCTTCCTATAGTAGCACAAGGGATCTGGTGGTTTTCATTTCTCTTGGATTTGGCTTTGATTGCTACTTTTACCATCAAATTTGCCTGTCCAGGTCGGAGGGTCAATGCGACTCCTAGCTGGACGGTACTCTATGTGGGGATAGCAGTAGCAGCCTTGACCTATCCTCTTGTCGGAATCATTGAAATTGCCTATGCGACCTTGAGTTTTGGTTTTGTCTTGACCTTCTATCTCTATCCCCTTATTTATAGCGATTTAAAGAAACATCCACTCCCAGTGGCCTTGCTTGGACAGGAAGGAATCTACTGTGCTCCCTTTTCCCTACTCTTAGCTTCTCTAGTTCGAGTTGGAGGAGCAGGCCTACCGACTTGGCTCTTGATTGTCATGATTTTGGCATCTCAGTCCTTCTTTTTCTTTGTGTTGACTCGTCTGCCCAATATTTTAAAACAAGGCTTTCAACCAGCCTTCTCAGCCCTCACCTTCCCAACCATTATCACAGCTACCTCGCTCAAGATGGCTCAGGGAATTTTGAAACTTCCATTTCTGGATTATCTGGTATTGGCTGAAACCGTTATTTGCCTCACTATTTTATTTTTTGTCTTGGTTGGTTATCTGATTTGGTTACGAAAAAAGGTCTAG
- the serS gene encoding serine--tRNA ligase, with translation MLDIKRIRTDFDAVAKKLATRGVDAAILNEMKEIDAKRRDILVKVETLKAERNTVSAEIAQAKRNKENADDKIAAMQTLSAEVKALDAELADIDAKLTEFTTTLPNIPADSVPVGADEDDNVEVRRWGTPREFDFEPKAHWDLGEDLGILDWERGGKVTGARFLFYKGLGARLERAIYNFMLDEHGKEGYTEVITPYIVNHDSMFGTGQYPKFKEDTFELKDTNYVLIPTAEVPLTNYYRDEILDGKDLPIYFTAMSPSFRSEAGSAGRDTRGLIRLHQFHKVEMVKFAKPEESYEELEKMTANAENILQKLNLPYRVVALSTGDMGFSAAKTYDLEVWIPAQNTYREISSCSNTEDFQARRAQIRYRDEADGKVKLLHTLNGSGLAVGRTVAAILENYQNADGSVTIPEALRPYMGGAEVIKP, from the coding sequence ATGTTAGATATTAAACGTATTCGCACAGATTTTGATGCTGTCGCTAAAAAATTAGCTACACGTGGTGTAGATGCTGCTATCTTAAATGAGATGAAAGAAATCGATGCTAAACGTCGTGACATCTTGGTCAAGGTTGAAACTCTAAAAGCAGAACGTAACACAGTTTCTGCTGAGATTGCCCAAGCTAAGCGCAACAAGGAAAATGCCGATGACAAGATTGCTGCGATGCAAACCCTATCTGCTGAAGTCAAAGCCTTGGATGCTGAATTGGCGGACATCGATGCTAAATTGACAGAATTTACCACTACTCTTCCAAACATCCCTGCTGACAGCGTTCCTGTTGGGGCTGACGAAGATGACAATGTGGAAGTTCGCCGTTGGGGTACTCCACGCGAGTTTGACTTCGAGCCAAAAGCTCACTGGGATCTTGGTGAAGACTTGGGTATCCTTGACTGGGAACGTGGCGGTAAAGTAACGGGCGCTCGTTTCCTCTTCTATAAAGGACTTGGGGCTCGTTTGGAACGTGCTATCTACAACTTTATGTTGGATGAGCATGGTAAAGAAGGCTATACGGAAGTTATCACACCTTACATTGTTAACCATGACTCTATGTTTGGTACTGGTCAATATCCAAAATTCAAGGAAGACACTTTTGAATTGAAAGACACTAATTATGTCCTCATTCCTACAGCTGAAGTGCCTTTGACAAACTACTACCGTGATGAAATCCTTGACGGTAAAGACCTACCAATCTACTTTACCGCTATGAGTCCATCTTTCCGTTCTGAGGCTGGTTCTGCAGGTCGTGATACACGTGGCTTGATTCGTCTACACCAATTCCATAAGGTTGAAATGGTCAAATTTGCCAAACCAGAAGAATCTTATGAAGAATTAGAAAAAATGACAGCCAACGCTGAAAATATTCTTCAAAAACTCAACCTTCCATACCGTGTCGTTGCCCTCTCTACTGGGGACATGGGCTTCTCAGCTGCTAAGACTTACGACTTGGAAGTTTGGATTCCAGCCCAAAATACCTATCGTGAAATCTCAAGCTGTTCAAATACAGAAGATTTCCAAGCCCGTCGTGCCCAAATCCGTTACCGTGATGAAGCAGATGGCAAGGTGAAACTCCTTCACACTTTGAATGGTTCTGGACTTGCAGTTGGACGTACAGTGGCTGCCATTCTTGAAAACTATCAAAACGCAGATGGTTCTGTAACCATTCCAGAAGCTCTTCGTCCATACATGGGTGGCGCTGAAGTTATCAAACCATAA
- a CDS encoding DUF956 family protein — translation MAQSLNQVIDLQTTGTSYLSISGKVGKFLVGDQALEFYPDVNVEQYIQIPWSSIQQIGANVSGRKISRHFEVFTDQGKFLFASKDSGAILKIAREKLGNDKVVKLPTLIQTIGQKFKNLFAKK, via the coding sequence ATGGCCCAATCACTCAATCAAGTCATTGACCTCCAAACTACTGGGACATCTTACCTCTCTATCTCTGGAAAAGTTGGAAAATTTCTAGTTGGGGATCAAGCCTTAGAGTTTTATCCTGATGTCAATGTCGAACAATATATCCAAATCCCCTGGTCCAGCATTCAGCAAATCGGAGCCAACGTAAGTGGTCGCAAGATCAGCCGCCACTTTGAAGTCTTCACTGATCAAGGAAAATTCCTTTTTGCTTCAAAAGACTCTGGAGCTATCCTCAAAATCGCTCGTGAAAAATTAGGAAACGACAAGGTTGTCAAACTTCCTACTTTGATTCAGACCATTGGTCAAAAATTTAAAAATCTATTTGCAAAAAAGTAG
- a CDS encoding aspartate kinase, with product MKVVKFGGSSLASAGQLEKVLNIVKSDKERRFVVVSAPGKRNAEDTKVTDALIKYYRDYVAGNDISASQSWIIDRYAAMVSELGLKPAVLEKISKSIRALATLPIEDNEFLYDTFLAAGENNNAKLIAAYFNQNGIDARYVHPREAGIVVTSEPGNARIIPSSYDKIEGLADSTEVLVIPGFFGVTKENQICTFSRGGSDITGSIIAAGVKADLYENFTDVDGIFAAHPGIIHQPHSIPELTYREMRELAYAGFSVLHDEALLPAYRGKIPLVIKNTNNPDHPGTRIVLEHSSDKFPVVGIAGDSGFVSINMSKYLMNREVGFGRKVLQILEDLNIGWEHMPTGIDDLSIILRSRELTPIKEEEILRQLVQKAEVDHAEIEHDLSIIMIVGEKMKSHIGVTATATRALSENKINIQMMSQGSSEVSIMFVVNKEQEKAAIKALYHAFFGESKED from the coding sequence ATGAAGGTTGTAAAATTTGGTGGAAGCTCGCTTGCCTCTGCTGGTCAGTTAGAAAAAGTCTTAAACATCGTTAAAAGTGATAAAGAACGCCGTTTTGTAGTCGTTTCTGCACCCGGCAAACGCAATGCTGAAGATACCAAGGTAACTGATGCCTTGATCAAATACTATCGTGACTATGTGGCTGGAAATGACATCAGTGCTAGCCAAAGCTGGATCATTGACCGTTATGCCGCTATGGTTAGTGAACTTGGGTTAAAACCTGCTGTTTTAGAAAAAATCTCTAAAAGCATTCGGGCCTTGGCAACTCTTCCTATAGAGGACAATGAATTCCTCTATGATACCTTCCTAGCGGCTGGAGAAAATAACAATGCCAAACTCATTGCAGCCTACTTTAACCAAAACGGTATCGATGCACGCTATGTTCACCCAAGAGAAGCTGGAATTGTTGTCACAAGTGAACCTGGAAACGCACGCATCATCCCATCTAGTTATGACAAGATTGAAGGCTTGGCTGATAGCACCGAAGTCCTTGTCATCCCTGGTTTCTTTGGTGTGACTAAGGAAAATCAAATCTGCACTTTTTCACGTGGAGGTTCAGATATCACAGGTTCTATCATTGCAGCAGGTGTTAAGGCTGATCTCTATGAAAACTTTACAGACGTAGATGGTATCTTTGCTGCCCATCCTGGTATTATCCACCAACCACACTCCATTCCTGAATTAACCTACCGTGAAATGCGTGAGTTGGCTTACGCTGGATTTTCAGTCCTTCATGACGAAGCCCTTCTTCCTGCCTACCGAGGAAAAATTCCTCTTGTCATCAAGAATACCAACAACCCTGACCACCCAGGTACGCGCATTGTTTTAGAACACAGTAGTGATAAATTCCCAGTAGTAGGGATTGCAGGTGACTCAGGATTCGTCAGCATCAACATGTCAAAATACCTCATGAACCGCGAAGTCGGGTTTGGTCGCAAGGTTCTGCAAATCCTTGAGGACCTCAACATCGGTTGGGAACACATGCCTACAGGTATTGACGATCTTTCAATCATCCTCCGCTCCCGTGAATTAACTCCTATCAAAGAAGAAGAAATCCTACGTCAACTCGTTCAAAAGGCTGAAGTGGACCATGCTGAAATCGAACATGACCTTTCCATCATTATGATTGTTGGAGAAAAGATGAAGAGCCATATCGGGGTAACTGCTACTGCAACACGTGCTTTGTCTGAGAATAAAATCAACATCCAGATGATGTCCCAAGGTTCAAGTGAAGTTTCCATCATGTTTGTTGTCAATAAAGAGCAAGAAAAAGCAGCTATCAAGGCTCTCTATCATGCCTTTTTCGGTGAAAGTAAGGAAGACTAA
- a CDS encoding enoyl-CoA hydratase: protein MNHILYQIVDDLAIITLNRPEVANGFHIPMCEEILEALTLADQDQAVQFILINANGKVFSVGGDLVEMKRAVDEDDIPSLNKIAELVNTISFKIKQIPKPVLMEVDGAVAGAAANMAVAVDFCLATDKAKFIQAFVGVGLAPDAGGIHLLSRSIGVTRAAQLAMTGEALTAEKALEWGVVYRVCEVDKLEKTREQVLKKLRRGSANSYAAIKKLVWESQFKDWQNYAELELKLQESLSLTEDFKEGVRAHSERRRPKFTGM from the coding sequence ATGAATCATATCTTATATCAGATCGTAGATGATCTGGCTATCATTACTTTGAATCGTCCCGAAGTGGCAAATGGTTTTCATATCCCAATGTGTGAGGAAATTTTAGAAGCTTTGACCCTAGCGGATCAGGATCAAGCTGTGCAGTTCATCTTGATTAATGCGAATGGGAAGGTCTTTTCAGTTGGGGGAGACTTGGTTGAGATGAAGCGAGCAGTAGATGAAGATGATATCCCTTCTTTGAATAAGATTGCAGAATTAGTCAATACAATTTCTTTTAAAATCAAGCAAATTCCTAAACCTGTTTTGATGGAGGTAGATGGAGCGGTCGCTGGTGCTGCAGCAAATATGGCAGTAGCAGTTGATTTCTGTTTGGCGACTGACAAGGCAAAATTTATCCAAGCCTTTGTCGGAGTGGGCTTGGCGCCAGACGCTGGTGGGATTCATCTCTTGAGTCGTAGTATTGGGGTAACACGGGCTGCACAACTTGCTATGACAGGTGAAGCCTTAACTGCTGAAAAAGCGCTAGAATGGGGCGTGGTATACCGTGTTTGTGAAGTTGACAAATTAGAAAAAACAAGAGAACAAGTTCTGAAAAAATTAAGAAGAGGTTCAGCAAACTCATACGCAGCGATTAAAAAGTTAGTTTGGGAAAGTCAATTTAAGGATTGGCAGAATTATGCTGAATTAGAATTGAAATTACAAGAATCGTTATCTTTAACTGAAGATTTTAAAGAAGGGGTTCGTGCACATTCTGAAAGAAGAAGACCGAAATTTACAGGAATGTAA
- a CDS encoding MarR family transcriptional regulator translates to MDYQQVNDYLTSIFNNVLVIEEVSLRGSRFKDISIKEMHTIDVIGKFPEATPSKVSKELMVTLGTVTTSLNNLERKGYIERIRSDQDRRVVYLHLTKKGRLVHRLHKRFHKAMVEKIIDGMSPEEKEVMGRGLTKLYQFLEDLK, encoded by the coding sequence TTGGACTACCAACAAGTAAATGATTATCTAACATCTATTTTTAATAACGTCCTTGTGATTGAGGAGGTTAGCTTACGAGGTAGTCGATTCAAAGACATCTCCATCAAAGAAATGCACACGATCGATGTGATTGGGAAGTTCCCGGAGGCAACGCCAAGTAAGGTTTCCAAAGAACTGATGGTAACTCTTGGAACAGTGACGACGAGTTTGAATAACCTGGAGAGAAAAGGTTATATTGAGCGTATTCGTTCTGACCAAGACCGTCGAGTGGTCTATCTGCATTTGACAAAGAAAGGTCGTTTGGTTCACCGCCTTCATAAACGATTCCACAAGGCTATGGTCGAAAAAATCATCGATGGCATGAGCCCTGAGGAAAAAGAAGTCATGGGCAGAGGCTTAACGAAACTTTATCAATTTTTGGAGGATTTGAAATAA
- a CDS encoding beta-ketoacyl-ACP synthase III encodes MAFAKISQVAHYVPEQVVTNHDLAQIMDTSDEWISSRTGIKQRHISKTESTSDLATEVAKSLLAKGSLTADQIDFIIVATITPDSMMPSTAARVQANIGAHRAFAFDLTAACSGFVFALSTAEKFLSSGQFKKGIVIGAETLSKAVDWSDRSTAVLFGDGAGGVLLEASETRHFLVESLYTDGSRSECLTYGQTALASPFSDQEAVPAFLKMDGRAVFDFANRDVARSIKETIENGPIAASELDYLLLHQANIRILDKMAKKIGVDRDKLPANMMEYGNTSAASIPILLSECVENGMIRLDGSQTILLSGFGGGLTWGTLILTI; translated from the coding sequence ATGGCTTTTGCAAAGATAAGCCAGGTTGCTCATTATGTTCCAGAGCAAGTGGTCACTAATCATGACTTAGCCCAAATCATGGACACAAGCGATGAGTGGATTTCAAGTCGGACAGGAATTAAACAGAGACATATTTCAAAAACAGAGTCTACAAGTGACTTGGCGACAGAAGTTGCTAAGAGCTTGCTGGCTAAAGGGAGCTTAACAGCGGATCAGATTGATTTTATCATTGTAGCGACGATTACCCCAGACTCGATGATGCCTTCCACAGCAGCTCGAGTTCAGGCAAATATCGGAGCGCACAGAGCTTTCGCCTTTGATCTGACAGCAGCTTGCAGTGGCTTTGTATTCGCTCTCTCAACTGCAGAAAAGTTTTTAAGTTCTGGACAGTTCAAAAAAGGGATTGTTATCGGGGCTGAAACCTTATCCAAGGCAGTTGATTGGTCAGATCGTTCGACAGCTGTTCTCTTTGGAGATGGAGCTGGTGGGGTTCTCTTGGAAGCGAGCGAAACACGGCACTTCCTTGTGGAAAGTCTCTATACAGATGGCTCTCGGAGCGAGTGTTTGACCTATGGTCAAACGGCTTTGGCTTCTCCTTTCTCGGATCAAGAAGCAGTTCCTGCTTTTTTGAAGATGGATGGACGAGCAGTTTTTGATTTTGCAAATCGTGATGTTGCTAGATCAATCAAAGAAACCATTGAAAATGGTCCAATCGCAGCATCGGAATTGGATTATCTCTTGCTTCATCAGGCAAATATCCGCATTTTGGATAAGATGGCTAAGAAGATCGGTGTAGACCGAGACAAGCTTCCTGCCAATATGATGGAGTATGGAAATACCAGTGCAGCAAGTATCCCGATTTTGCTCTCAGAGTGTGTGGAAAATGGCATGATTCGTTTAGATGGTAGCCAGACGATTCTCCTATCAGGCTTCGGTGGAGGTTTGACATGGGGCACACTCATTCTTACAATCTAG
- a CDS encoding acyl carrier protein: MAVFEKVQEIIVEELGKDASEVTLESTFDDLDADSLDLFQVISEIEDAFDIQIEAEDNLKTVGDLVAYVEEQTK; this comes from the coding sequence ATGGCAGTATTTGAAAAAGTACAAGAAATTATCGTTGAAGAACTTGGGAAAGACGCATCAGAAGTAACACTTGAATCTACTTTTGATGATTTGGATGCAGATTCATTGGACTTGTTCCAAGTAATCTCTGAAATCGAAGATGCTTTCGATATCCAAATCGAAGCAGAAGATAACTTGAAAACAGTTGGTGACTTGGTTGCCTACGTTGAAGAGCAAACAAAATAA
- the fabK gene encoding enoyl-[acyl-carrier-protein] reductase FabK, producing the protein MKTRITELLNIDYPIFQGGMAWVADGDLAGAVSKAGGLGIIGGGNAPKEVVKANIDKIKSLTDKPFGVNIMLLSPFVEDIVDLVIEEGVKVVTTGAGNPSKYMTRFHDAGITVIPVVPSVALAKRMEKIGADAVIAEGMEAGGHIGKLTTMTLVRQVAAAVSIPVIAAGGIADGEGVAAGFMLGAEAVQVGTRFVVAKESNAHPKYKEKILKARDIDTTISAQHFGHAVRAIKNQLTRDFEQAEKDAFKQENPDLEIFEQMGAGALAKAVVHGDVEGGSVMAGQIAGLVSKEETVEEILKDLYYGAAKKIQEEASRWAGVVRND; encoded by the coding sequence ATGAAAACACGTATTACAGAATTATTGAACATTGATTATCCTATTTTTCAAGGAGGAATGGCCTGGGTTGCTGATGGTGACTTGGCTGGTGCAGTATCAAAAGCTGGTGGTCTAGGGATCATCGGTGGTGGGAATGCACCTAAAGAGGTCGTAAAGGCTAATATCGATAAAATCAAATCACTTACGGACAAACCTTTTGGTGTTAACATCATGCTCTTGTCACCTTTTGTAGAAGACATCGTTGATCTCGTGATTGAAGAAGGGGTCAAGGTGGTGACAACTGGTGCAGGAAATCCAAGTAAATACATGACTCGTTTCCATGATGCAGGAATTACAGTTATTCCTGTTGTTCCAAGTGTTGCTTTGGCAAAACGCATGGAAAAAATTGGTGCAGATGCAGTTATTGCAGAGGGAATGGAAGCCGGTGGGCATATTGGTAAATTAACGACGATGACCTTGGTTCGCCAAGTTGCTGCAGCTGTTTCAATTCCAGTTATCGCAGCTGGAGGAATTGCGGATGGTGAAGGTGTCGCTGCAGGCTTTATGCTTGGTGCTGAGGCCGTTCAAGTTGGTACGCGTTTCGTGGTAGCTAAGGAATCTAACGCCCATCCAAAATACAAGGAAAAAATCTTAAAAGCGCGTGACATCGATACGACTATTTCAGCTCAACACTTTGGTCATGCTGTTCGTGCCATTAAAAATCAGTTAACACGTGACTTTGAGCAGGCTGAAAAAGATGCCTTTAAACAAGAAAATCCAGATTTAGAAATCTTTGAACAAATGGGAGCTGGTGCTCTTGCTAAAGCCGTTGTTCATGGAGATGTAGAAGGTGGATCTGTCATGGCAGGTCAGATTGCTGGCTTGGTTTCTAAAGAGGAAACTGTCGAAGAAATCTTAAAAGATCTATACTATGGCGCAGCCAAAAAAATTCAAGAAGAAGCCTCTCGTTGGGCAGGAGTTGTAAGAAATGACTAA
- the fabD gene encoding ACP S-malonyltransferase: MTKTAFLFAGQGAQYLGMGRDLYEHYPIVKETIDQASQVLGYDLRDLIDKEETKLNQTRYTQPAILATSVSIYRLLKEKGYQPDMVAGLSLGEYSALVASGALDFEEAVALVAKRGAYMEEAAPAGSGKMVAVLNTPVDVIEEACKTASEVGIVTPANYNTPSQIVIGGEVAAVDRAVQLLQEAGAKRLIPLNVSGPFHTALLEPASQQLAGALEGVSFSDFTCPLVGNTEAAVMEKGRIQELLTRQVKEPVRFYESIAVMQDAGVTNFIEIGPGKVLSGFVKKIDKTAQLANVEDQASLDALLGN, translated from the coding sequence ATGACTAAAACAGCCTTTCTATTTGCCGGTCAAGGTGCTCAATATCTTGGGATGGGACGAGACCTCTATGAACACTATCCTATTGTCAAGGAAACCATTGATCAAGCTAGTCAAGTACTGGGTTATGACCTTCGTGACTTGATTGATAAGGAAGAAACAAAGTTAAACCAGACTCGTTATACACAGCCAGCTATTTTGGCGACCTCGGTTTCTATTTACCGACTATTGAAAGAAAAGGGTTATCAGCCGGATATGGTAGCAGGATTGTCTCTTGGTGAATATTCTGCTCTTGTAGCAAGCGGTGCCTTGGACTTTGAAGAGGCAGTTGCCTTGGTTGCTAAGCGCGGGGCTTATATGGAAGAGGCGGCGCCTGCTGGTTCAGGCAAGATGGTAGCCGTCCTCAATACTCCAGTAGATGTGATAGAGGAAGCTTGCAAAACTGCTTCTGAAGTCGGTATAGTCACTCCAGCTAACTACAATACTCCAAGCCAAATCGTCATTGGTGGTGAGGTGGCTGCAGTTGACCGTGCGGTCCAACTCTTGCAGGAAGCAGGAGCCAAACGATTGATTCCTTTAAATGTATCTGGTCCTTTCCATACAGCTCTTCTTGAGCCAGCCAGTCAGCAACTAGCTGGAGCTCTTGAAGGAGTGAGTTTCTCTGACTTTACTTGCCCACTAGTCGGCAATACGGAAGCTGCTGTTATGGAAAAAGGTCGAATCCAAGAGCTTTTGACGCGTCAGGTCAAAGAACCTGTTCGTTTTTATGAAAGTATTGCTGTGATGCAGGATGCTGGGGTAACCAACTTTATTGAAATTGGTCCTGGAAAGGTCCTGTCAGGCTTTGTCAAAAAAATCGATAAAACAGCTCAGCTAGCTAACGTTGAAGACCAAGCAAGCTTGGATGCTTTGTTAGGAAACTAA
- the fabG gene encoding 3-oxoacyl-[acyl-carrier-protein] reductase, translated as MQLTNKNVFVTGSSRGIGLAIAHKFAHLGANVVLNSRGAISEELLAEFSNYGVKVVPISGDVSDFADAKRMVDQAIAELGSVDVLVNNAGITQDTLMLKMTEEDFEKVIKINLTGAFNMTQAVLKQMIKAREGAIINMSSVVGLMGNIGQANYAASKAGLIGFTKSVAREVANRNVRVNALAPGMIESDMTAVLSDKVKEATLAQIPMKQFGQAEHIADATVFLAGQDYLTGQVLAVDGGLSM; from the coding sequence ATGCAACTTACAAACAAAAATGTCTTTGTAACAGGTTCAAGTCGTGGCATCGGACTTGCCATTGCTCACAAATTTGCCCACCTAGGCGCTAATGTAGTCTTGAATAGTCGAGGAGCAATCTCAGAAGAATTGCTGGCTGAGTTTTCAAACTACGGCGTCAAAGTAGTACCGATCTCAGGTGATGTTTCAGACTTTGCAGATGCCAAGCGTATGGTAGATCAAGCGATTGCAGAACTCGGTTCTGTCGATGTCTTGGTCAACAATGCTGGGATCACTCAAGATACGCTTATGCTCAAGATGACCGAAGAAGACTTTGAAAAAGTGATTAAGATCAACTTGACAGGTGCCTTCAACATGACGCAAGCAGTATTGAAACAGATGATCAAGGCACGTGAAGGTGCGATTATTAACATGTCTAGTGTGGTCGGTTTGATGGGAAATATCGGACAAGCCAACTATGCAGCTTCTAAAGCAGGTTTGATTGGTTTTACCAAGTCAGTTGCACGTGAAGTTGCCAATCGCAACGTACGCGTAAATGCTCTTGCACCAGGGATGATCGAGTCAGATATGACTGCTGTTTTGTCTGATAAGGTTAAGGAAGCGACATTGGCCCAAATCCCAATGAAACAGTTCGGTCAAGCAGAACATATCGCAGATGCTACAGTGTTCCTGGCTGGACAGGATTATTTGACTGGACAAGTTCTCGCAGTTGATGGCGGACTTAGCATGTAA